The genomic segment GCCGTTCTTCACTGTCGACCAGAAGAGGTCCGACGAGGCGCCGCCCATGACGGCGATCGTCACGCCATCGGCGCTTCCGTTGCTGGAACCGCCGGTGGCCGAAGAGTCGGGGCTTCCCGACGTGCATCCGGCGAGCGTCATTCCGACCGCGACGATGCCCGCGATCAGCGTGGCCGCAGCTGCACGGCGACGCAGACGAGAAGGCCGGGTGATGAGCTGCGTGGAATTCATCCTCGCGACTCCCTTCATTGTTGAGCCGCACGTTGCGGCGATCGACTTTGACCTGGGTTGATAGTGGACTATGTGCATACATACCGACAATGCGTTGAGTGCACCCGTTACCGAATCGTTACCATCAATCGTCGACGATGGCGCGGACGGACGGTTTGATGGACACCCGTATCCGGGCGCATCGCGTCCGGGCGGAAGGAGCGGACATGCGGGCGAGAATCGGGCTGGTCGGGTTCGGCGTGGGAGGGAGGCTGTTCCATGCCCCGTACATCGAAGCCTCCGCGGAATGCGAGCTGGCGGGCATCGTGGCCCGCTCCCCCGAGCGCGTGAGGCTCGCCGCGACGCACTGCCCCGGAGTGCCGGTCTACGGCTCGCTGGGTGAGCTGATCGACGCCGGAGTCGACGCGGTCACCATCACCACGCCGCCGCAGACCCGTCGCGAGCTCGTACTGGAGGCGGTCGAGCGCGGCGTCGCCGTCGTCGCGGACAAGCCGTTCGCCCTCTCCGCCGACGACGCGCTCACACTGATCTCCGCCGCACACGCCGCCGGCGTCCTGCTCAACGTCTTTCACAACCGCCGCTTCGACGCGGACATCGTCACCGCGCGCGGAGTGCTCGACTCGGGTGCACTCGGCGCGATCCAGCGGCTGGACCTGCGCTGCGACCAAGACGACCCCGACGCGCTCGATGACTCCCCCGACGGCGGACTTCTGCGCGATCTCGGCAGTCACGTCGTCGACCAGGCATTGAGCCTGCTCGGCCCCGCCCGCGCGGTCAGCGCCTCGCTCGACTGGGCGGACACTCCAGCCGGCCCGGTCGACACCGGGTACGTCCTGCACATCCATCACCGATCCGGAGCGCACTCTCATCTGTCGTCCACCAAACGCAGCCGCCTCTCGTCGCGCGAGTTGCGACTGATCGGAAGGAACGGCTCGTACATCTCGGATTACTCCGATGTGCAGTACGACGCAATCGTCCGCGGCGAACGCCCCGGCGCACAGCGTTCGTGGGGCGTCGAGGACGAATCGCGCTGGGGACGGATCCGCCTGCTCGACGGCACCGATCTGGCCGTGCCGTCCGCGCGCGGCGACTACACGACCTTCTACGATCGCTTCGCGCGAGCGTGGGCCACCGGCGATGCCGGTCCGGTTCCCGCCGAGCAGGGCCTCGCGGTACTGGAGGTCATCGACGCCGCGTTCCAGTCCTCCCGGGAGGGGGCAACCGTCGATGTCATCCCCAGTGAAACCAATTGACAGGACATACCGACAACCGTAGAGTTGCCGCTGGCGCCGCTTGGCGTCATCACCGCACCGGCGCTGTGAGGCGACGGCAGATCCTGTTCCAGGAGGACTGTTGACCACCAACGACATCGGAGTCGCCGTCATCGGCGCGGGCATGGCCGGCAAGGCACATGCCGCCGCCTATCGCTCGGCTCCCACTGTTTACGACACCACGCTGCCTCCGGTTCGCCTGGTCTCCATCGCCGACGTCTACGAGCCCCTCGCGGAATCGACGGCACGGCGCTTCGGCTTCACGCGCCACGACACGTCGTGGCAGGCGATCGTCGACGCCGACGACATCAACGTCGTCAGCGTGGTGGTCGCCAACGCGCTGCACCGCGAGATCGTCGAGGCGCTCCTCGCGGCAGGTAAGCACGTGCTGTGTGAGAAGCCGCTGTCCGATACCCTCGACGACGCGCGCGCCATGGTCGCCGCCGCTGACGCGGCCGACACCGTGGCCCGCATCGGGCTCACCTATCGCCGCTCGCCCGGGTTGGCGTTCATCCACGAACTCACGCAGTCCGGCGCGCTGGGCAACATCC from the Microbacterium atlanticum genome contains:
- a CDS encoding Gfo/Idh/MocA family protein — protein: MRARIGLVGFGVGGRLFHAPYIEASAECELAGIVARSPERVRLAATHCPGVPVYGSLGELIDAGVDAVTITTPPQTRRELVLEAVERGVAVVADKPFALSADDALTLISAAHAAGVLLNVFHNRRFDADIVTARGVLDSGALGAIQRLDLRCDQDDPDALDDSPDGGLLRDLGSHVVDQALSLLGPARAVSASLDWADTPAGPVDTGYVLHIHHRSGAHSHLSSTKRSRLSSRELRLIGRNGSYISDYSDVQYDAIVRGERPGAQRSWGVEDESRWGRIRLLDGTDLAVPSARGDYTTFYDRFARAWATGDAGPVPAEQGLAVLEVIDAAFQSSREGATVDVIPSETN